Within Planococcus citri chromosome 2, ihPlaCitr1.1, whole genome shotgun sequence, the genomic segment TGCATTTTGTCTCTCAACGTAGAAACGCTTCTTTCTCTAACACGTGCCGGCGCATTTCTGGGTATGGTAGGTTTATTAGATTGTTTAGTTATTCTAGATTCTTGACGCATCATGGATTTACGTTCCCTAATTCTAAGAGCCAAGCTACGAATTTCTTTCAATGTTTCGTCTAATTCTATCTTGGGTACAGCGTAGAAACCAGCTTCTTCCCGAAGTTGTTCTTCTTTTTCCAATTGTTCTAATTTctacgagaaaaaaacaacatttagCCTACGAAACAACATGACAACTTCTATCGATGAGCAATTAAGCATGGTGTCATGACAGTACCTGAAGTATATCGGGATCGATGAAATCAGCGATATTGTGCCCCTCCCAGAATTCGGGTATGATGTCGTATTTGTATTCTTCAGGTAAGtcgtaatttttcttcaaatccaGAGTATAATCGTCTCCCAATTCTTCTTCCAGTTCTTTTTCCAATTTCCGTTTAAAGGCTTTCATATCTTCTAGCTGCTTCTTCTGAAGCACACTCTCTGTAACGGAGAAAAATTAGTATTAGAAATCCATCCAAATAAACAACACCGTAAAGAAAACACTTGCCAACCTGGTATACACGGAGGTCTCTCCTTATTGTCCCGTTTCTGAGGAACAGCTACGTGTAATCGATTGAGAATTGTGTCCAGTTTCTTGGCATGTACTTTATTTTCAACTCTGTATGTAAGTAAAGTATCACaagcctgaaaaaaaattcacattaattATCTGAACATTGATAGTAATCACCATAGAATTTAATTCGTTACCGTCTGTTTAACTTCCATGATTCCTTCATCTGTCATTGTAGACATTGATAATACAGGAATATTCTCTTTTTCGAATACTGTCAAAGCTTCTTTGTTTTCATCGCTCAGTTCACTCAAAGGTACTATGTCGATTTTATTGCAGACGACCATTAGAGGCTACAAAACGAACATAATGAATTGAAACAAACGAAAAAGCAAATTTTCCCACATAAACAACCTGATATTTACCTTATTCGTGAATAGAGGCttaattgattcgtataatttAATCTGTTGAGCGATGCTATAGCCACATCTTTCACTAACATCAACAAAATACAAGATAGCGGCACGTAAATGAGCAAGAGCTGTGATAGCTTGCATTTCGATAATATTTCTCTCTTCTAGAGGATGATCGAGGACTCCAGGAGTATCGATTACTTGCCACCTTAGATATTTGTAGTCAGTATGCCCAACGTATAAGCTTTTAGTAGTGAAAGCATACGAATGTACTTCAACATCAGCTCGAGTGATCTGAAATTCATTATTATATCACAGTTTCTGTATTCAGCATTACAAAACGAGGAATACAAACATTAACtcttactttattcaaaaagCTAGATTTTCCGACGTTAGGAAAACCACACAAGATGATAGTTCTAGTGTAAGGATCGATCGTAGGCAATCTACTAAGATGCTGACGAACCTGCTCCAGGTAAACAAGATTAGGCGCTTGTTTCTTCATTATGGTTACCATTCTAAAATTTACAAGCACGATTAACATCACGATGTGAAGCTTGTTTTAAAAGAGAAAAGCACTACGCCTAACCTTCCAAGTGCagcttttttcaacattttacatcTATATAACGAGTCTCCAAATTTCAGCAGACGAACGTATTCTTTACCAACACTGAAAATattcgagaaattgaaatttctgaagcaTTTATCGACACGAACATAGAACGATGTTTCACATACTTATCAATTAAATGTCTAGCTTGATTAACTTGTCCAAGAGCCAATTTGTAGTGATCTTTATCGTATAaggtattcattaaatcggcaTAAAAAGGGTGTACGTTCTAAAAGGAAACGCATtcgttttaataaaatattgttcattttacttttttttatgaataacgATACTGATCACATTACCTCCAACTTGGGAAATTCTTGAATAATCAACGA encodes:
- the Non1 gene encoding nucleolar GTP-binding protein 1, whose product is MPMYNFKKITVVPTAKDMINIMLSKTQRKTPTVIHKHYKISRIRSFYMRKVKFTQTNFHERLSLIIQEFPKLENVHPFYADLMNTLYDKDHYKLALGQVNQARHLIDNVGKEYVRLLKFGDSLYRCKMLKKAALGRMVTIMKKQAPNLVYLEQVRQHLSRLPTIDPYTRTIILCGFPNVGKSSFLNKITRADVEVHSYAFTTKSLYVGHTDYKYLRWQVIDTPGVLDHPLEERNIIEMQAITALAHLRAAILYFVDVSERCGYSIAQQIKLYESIKPLFTNKPLMVVCNKIDIVPLSELSDENKEALTVFEKENIPVLSMSTMTDEGIMEVKQTACDTLLTYRVENKVHAKKLDTILNRLHVAVPQKRDNKERPPCIPESVLQKKQLEDMKAFKRKLEKELEEELGDDYTLDLKKNYDLPEEYKYDIIPEFWEGHNIADFIDPDILQKLEQLEKEEQLREEAGFYAVPKIELDETLKEIRSLALRIRERKSMMRQESRITKQSNKPTIPRNAPARVRERSVSTLRDKMQDLGVDMSETEEAHFTRTRGRARSLSRSSARSQSRPAKRLKTDVENRSTSRSQTRPPRDQSGVKDVAMKNKLKNVAHKAIAKKVKKQGLKGEADRFIGVKKPKHLYAGKRGIGKTDRR